TAGAAATCAATAGAATATAACTGGAAGCGACGTCAAAACAAATCTATTAGTGTGATGGTTAATCTATAAAGGAGACGTTTGCGTAAAACTGAATGGGAATAAAGGCATAACATGTACCAGTCAGTTTATCCTCCATTTATATCctttgtatattattttattgtctaatTTTGCAGGGCCGTGTGCATGTTTACTGTACTAACCACCACAAGAACAAGAGCCTCATATGTGTCAGTAAACAGGATTCAGATCATGAACAGGGATCACACTCACGGCCTGAAGCTGAGGCTGTAGGAGGGGCTGTTGACCATTATCTGACTGAGAGCTGAAACAATAACCAGGATGAGGATGGGCATGACTTGCACAAAGAGAGCAAGACCTCcctgcaaaacaacacaaacacatgcacgcatAAGATCCTTGGAACAAATGaactggttaaaaaaagaagaagacaaaacagATAACTAAACGTCTCCCCCTGCTGGTCAACATAGCAAATTAAACATTAGGTAATGTGTGCTGGGACGGCCAGAGCATCACACTCACATCCCGCTGTCGCTCTCTCCTCTCCCGCCTTGGATAACGCATCCGACCATTAGCGTACACGTGAGCGTTACCTAGAATAATGCAGCACATTTAGCACTTAACATATTCAGTAACATTAGCAAATGCTCATACACATGATATCGAAAACAGTGGCGCTTACTTGAAGGGTAACCTCCTCCAAAGAACATATTGAAGAGGTCCTCAGGTGAAATATCTGGTTCGAAGTTTCCATCGTCTGCGCCGTGCCCCGAAGGATGCCTTCTCTCTTCTCCGCACTGATCGTACTGTCTCCTTTTGTTGACATTGCTCAGAACGGCATAGGCATTACCGATAGCTGTTGGAAACAGACAGCTCTTTAAATCGAATCATCACATCGTCGCTGAGGCCAGCGTTGGTGATCAAGTTACCTTTAAACGCCTCCGTCGCCCCTGGAGCGCGATTCTTGTCCGGGTGGAATTTAAGAGCGAGTTTTCTGTACGATCTTTTGAGTTCGTCCTCCGAGGCATCTTTCTGGACCCCGAGGATTTCATAGAAGTCTTTACATTGTTTTACCCTGCGTGGAGAAGAAAATATATCAGCATCCGCTCCGACAAACACATTGGGAAACTAAACAATAACAACTCTGAGGGACGGCCAGCTCGACATGCCTTCTCACGGCTTCTAGCTGATCTGCTGTGTAGGACTTGGGGGCGTCTGAAGGCTTTTCCTCAGGTCTGGTATCGCCTCCGGTGCTTTGCCGATGCCGAGGCCCCGACTCCCCGCCGAAGTCTGAGCGGCCACCTCGCCTGGGTGTAAATCCATTCTTCGCAATCAGGTCCAGCAAAACTAGAACATAAAACACCAGTGTTCTGTGAAGGAGGACTTTCATGCATGAAGAGGCTTAAAGACGATCCCCAGTCACAGACAGATTATTACAACAGGCTTCGAAAGTGTCTCGGTGCAATGTCATCACAAAGGAAACcgttcttttgtcattttttattttatttttttaaatttgtaaattttCGGTCTTTACATTTGGACTTGACATCTGAAATCAAGTTCTGTGTTAAACCTGAATCTCAACGAACCACGTTTACGACAGAATTTAATCAATTGTTTGAGAAACACTAAAATAGTcttacatgcacacatttgatttttatcaTGACATGACTCTTGCACGAGGTTTAAAGTAATACTGTACTCAATCACTGCAAGTATAAAACACCTATAATACTGAATATGACAACGTGTCATGGGTGACATACCACAGCATAgcacaggaaactgagacagaaACAAGTAAGAGTAAATCCTTTTTTATGCTAATATAGACcgtcagactaaaaaaaaagccaaaataaaagtcaaaatacaacTAAATGTTTGACATCACAGTATCAATATTAAACCAGTCACATTTCTCTTTCCTATCAAgtgtgcatgtgaaaaaaattaaaaaaaaaaaaaaaaaacactgtacagTGATCCATGTTGTTCGTTGTGTATAATCTAGGATGCACATTAGAGCTTCTTTAATTCTATCTG
This window of the Mugil cephalus isolate CIBA_MC_2020 chromosome 16, CIBA_Mcephalus_1.1, whole genome shotgun sequence genome carries:
- the dnajb12b gene encoding dnaJ homolog subfamily B member 12b, which produces MEVNRDEAERCIDIATAAFKTHELEKAQRFLEKAQRLFPTEKAKVLLDLIAKNGFTPRRGGRSDFGGESGPRHRQSTGGDTRPEEKPSDAPKSYTADQLEAVRRVKQCKDFYEILGVQKDASEDELKRSYRKLALKFHPDKNRAPGATEAFKAIGNAYAVLSNVNKRRQYDQCGEERRHPSGHGADDGNFEPDISPEDLFNMFFGGGYPSSNAHVYANGRMRYPRRERRERQRDGGLALFVQVMPILILVIVSALSQIMVNSPSYSLSFRPSAGYSQKRLTENLKVPYYVGEHFSKDFSGVNLKNLERSVEDDYISNLRNNCWKEKQQKEGMLYRARYFGDTDLYQRAQRARTPSCAKLSEITASLHG